The DNA region CTCCGTTCATGCGCTCAGGCGGCAACCGAGCGCCCACCGGTAGCCGTTGAGATCCTCGACCTGCGCGAAGCGGTCGCCCCAGAACTGGTCCTGCGGTGCGGTCAGCGACTTCGCACCCGCGTCGAGCGCGCGCTGCCAGGTCGTGTCGACGTCGTCGACATACAGATAGAACGATTGCGGGGCGGTTGCGTCCGCACTCTTCGGCGTGAGCGCGGTCGAGCCGAATGCGCCTTCGGGCGCGAACATCACGATCATCTGCCCGCGGTAGGTCATCTCGACGTGCATGATCGCGCCGTCCTCGTCGTGGACGTCGCGTAGCTCGAAGCCGAATGCGGCTTTGAAGAATTCGATGGCCGCCTGCGCATTGCGCACGGCCAGATAGGGTGTCAACCAAGGCACGTTGGCCGGACGTGGATCGGTCATGAAAATCTCCTGTCGAACGGTGTTGGCGCTTGAGCGGCTACGCCGGTCCCATGCTTTGCGGTCCAATGGGTATGGGCGCCCGGGCCCCCGGTCCCGCGCCATGTCGCGGATACCGACGCAGGCCCTGAGCGTCGCAGGCCTAGCGCGGTAAAACGCGCGATCAACCTGCGAAACGATGCGTTCGCCCGTCAGCTCAGCGGCGAACGCCCAGTGTATCGCGCAGCGCGCACGGCAGGGCAAAGAGGGCCGCATGAAGTCGCGCATCGTAGTAGCGCAATCCCTGCACGCGGCGTGCGGCGAGGCGTTCGTCGACGTCGTGCGCGAACAGCGCGGCCGCATCGAGCGTATCGCTCGCGATCGCCATCAGCCATTGGGAGCCGTAAAGCGGCACATGCGCGGACAGCGGATCGACGAACGCGAAGCTCGCGCGCAGGTCGTCGAGCAGCGCCGCGATGCGCGCCGCGTGGAACACCGGCGAGCCGAGGTGCATCGAGATCGCGCCGCGCGGCGTGAGGATCCGCTTGAGCTGCGCGTAGAACTCGCGCGTATAGAGGCCGGCCGCGGGCGAATCGGGCGGCGTGAGGTCGAACACGACCAGATCGAAATGCTCGATGGTCGACGTGACGAAATGCGCGGCGTCGCCGATCACGACCTCGACGCGCGGGTCGTCGAGTGCGCCCTGGTGCACGTCGTCGAGATAGCGGCGCGCCATGCCGACCACTTCGTCGTCGAGCTCCGCGACGACGACCCGCTCGATGCACGCGTGCTTGAGCAACTGGCGCGCGGCGCCGCCGTCGCCGCCGCCG from Burkholderia ambifaria AMMD includes:
- a CDS encoding VOC family protein; translation: MTDPRPANVPWLTPYLAVRNAQAAIEFFKAAFGFELRDVHDEDGAIMHVEMTYRGQMIVMFAPEGAFGSTALTPKSADATAPQSFYLYVDDVDTTWQRALDAGAKSLTAPQDQFWGDRFAQVEDLNGYRWALGCRLSA
- the speE gene encoding polyamine aminopropyltransferase codes for the protein MSTTLLFHPTPDAAYGFPNARRLAHVASPHQRIEVWETPQLGRLFTLDGRPMTSVGDEFVYHECMTHPAALAHPCPKKALVLGGGDGGAARQLLKHACIERVVVAELDDEVVGMARRYLDDVHQGALDDPRVEVVIGDAAHFVTSTIEHFDLVVFDLTPPDSPAAGLYTREFYAQLKRILTPRGAISMHLGSPVFHAARIAALLDDLRASFAFVDPLSAHVPLYGSQWLMAIASDTLDAAALFAHDVDERLAARRVQGLRYYDARLHAALFALPCALRDTLGVRR